The Methanobacterium alcaliphilum genomic interval GCTTACGTTGGAGACATGGCGAAAGGTATTCACAACGGCGAAAAAGATCTTGTTATGGCTAATGCCCGTAAAAAACTCAACTGGGAAGCACAATACGATGCATCACTTTGTCCAGCTGAAGCACGTAAAAAACGGGACGAAAGACCACCAGAAGACCCAGACACATGTACCATGTGCGGTGACTACTGTGCGGTTAAAATCGTGAATGAATGGTTAGACAACGCTGAAGTTGACGTGTTTGATTAATAATTATTAATTAAACCATTTTTCATTCTTTATTGATTTAGAATTTTTTTATAAAATATTTTTTATATTCTTATTTTCAATATTAACACATATTATTCTATTAATTAAAATAAAGAATATAATAAAACTAATAAATACTCTATTTGTATTTAATAAATCAATAATTTAAAATTATTAAATAAATAACAATTACAATTTTAAAATAAAGGTGATTTGATTGAAACACTGGATAGAAAGGATAGCTTACGAATTAAAAGAGTGGGATGTGGCTGAACATGTGGTGGCCAGTGGAACATCCATCTCTGGATCAATACACATTGGAAACTCTTGCGACGTTTTTATTGCTAATTCCGTTGGTAAAGCATTGAAGCGAGAAGGAGCTAAATCCAAGACTATATGGATAGCTGATGACCATGATCCACTCCGTAAAGTCCCATATCCTCTTCCAGAAAGTTATGAAAAATATTTAGGGATTCCTTATTCCCAAATTCCCTGCCCAGAAGACTGCTGTGATAGTTTTGTAGAACACTTCCAGAAACCATTTCTAGAAACTCTAGATGATTTCGGTATAGAATTAGAAACATATTCCGGAGCCCAAATGTACAAAGACGGGCTTTATGATGATTACATACGAATTTCACTTGAAAAAGCGCCTGAGATAAGGGAAATTTTTAACAAGTACCGGGAACACCCATTAGCTGATGATTGGTTGCCTTACAATCCCATCTGTCAAGAATGTGGGCGAGTAAATACTACTTTTGCTTATGATTATGATGGGGATACTGTATCGTATCGTTGCCAATGTGGTTTTGATGGAACCATGGATATCACTTCAGGTAATGGTAAACTTACCTGGAGAGTAGAATGGGCTGCTCGATGGAAGATATTTGGCATAACTTGTGAACCTTTTGGAAAAGATCATGCTGCCAGCGGAGGGTCTTATGACGTAAGTAGTGTTATTTCCCAGAAAATTTTTGATTACAAAGCACCGTACCCTGTTCCTTATGAGTGGATTACTCTTAAAGGAGATGCTATGAGTAAATCACAAGGTGTTTTCTTCACTCCGGGCCAATGGTTAGAAATTGGACCTGCTGAAAGCTTAAACTATTTCTTATTTAGAAGTAAACCCATGAAACACAAGGATTTCAATCCAGAAATGCCATTTTTAGATTTCATAGAACAATTTGATAGAGTAGAGCAGATTTTCTTTGGAAAAGAAGAAGCGGCCTCCGAAAAAGAGGAGAAAAAGCTTAAAAAAATATATCAAATGTCCCAAATCAATGAAGAAACGGATATACCATTTAGACCATCATACAGGTTCTTAACTGTGGCTTATCAAATTGCAGGAGATAATCTTGATAAAATCTTTGAGATCTTAAAGAGGAATTCCCAGTTACCTGATAAAATGGGAGCCATGTCCTTTGCAGAGCTGAGTGATAACCAAAAAGATCAACTAGAAAAAAGAGTTACGCAGGTTAAAAACTGGTTGGAAACTTATGCTCCAGGATTTGTCAAGTTCCAGGTCCAGGAGAAACTACCTGCAGTAGATTTATCTCCCGCACAAGTTGGTTTCTTAAAAGATATGGCAGATTTGATTGAGGCAAAGGATATTAATCCTGAACAGCTCCATGACGAGATGTATAATATATTACGAAACCATGATTTAAAGCCTCAAAAAGCATTTCAAGCATTATACAGAGTATTAATTGGTAAAAAAATGGGACCCCGTGCAGCTTCGTTTATACTGTCATTAGATAAAGATTTTGTTATTAAAAGATTGCGAAGGGAAGAATAAACCCGCATTCTATTCAGGAAGATTTAATGAAAGTTAATATAGTTGAAAGGGAAGTAATGGACCCATTGGCTGAACCAGAAGGGATGAAATTAATTTTAAACAACATCCCTTCACAAATCCGTGCAATTTCTCTTTTTGACAATACTAAACCCGGTGCCGATGTGATTCTGGAAACCATTGCATCAAAATTAAATAATTTAAAGATAATCAACTCAGAAAAACCGGCTGGTGCCCCAGCAAGTAAATACCAATTAAAAAAAGCAACTGAAGGTGATGTCTCTATTCTGGCCTTAGGGGACTGTGGATCCTGCACCACATGGGTGATTTTAGATGCTATCCGATTAGAAAAAAAGGGAATTCCCACAATTTCTATTTGTTCAGATAAATTTTCTTCTTTTGCTCGCAATTTAGCTCAAGCACATGGCGCTAAAGATTTAAGAATAATAGAAATTTCACACCCCCTATCTGGTAAAAAAGCAGAAGAGGTTGAAGAAAAAACATTTAAAATAATTCCTGAGTTGAAAAAAATTCTTTTTAATTCTTAAAAAATATTTCTGCTGCATTATATTATACATAATTATTATAATAACCACCACTAATAGAAAAATTTAAATATCTAAACTTTTACATTATACTTGTATCATTAGTAGGTATGTGCAGTTAACCACGGCCCTGTTAAAATATTGTTAATAGGGCCGGCACTCCATTAAAAATGAAAAAAAGGTTCATATGAAGTTTAATAAATTATTATTTTTAATAATAGTATTTTTAACACTAATTATCAGTTTAAATTCTATTAATGTACATGCACAAACATGTGACATTTCGAATAAAATATTAGACCCCCACGTGAGAGGGGATGTTTATTTAAATCCCCTAATCCAAACATATCTAACAAAAAATTCATTAAATGAACAAAGAAATATTAAATATATTAGCGGATCCCGAGTCTACTGTTTGGGAAATGGAAAAGGAAAAAAAATATTGATATGTGGCGGGATACATGGTGATGAAGTTCAAGGATCACTATCTGTTTTAGAATTTTTATATTATATACAAAGAAAGGAGCCCACAGGGACTTTATATATCATACCATTTGCCATACCGGTAGATACTGAAAAAAATACCAGGACTTATAATGATTCTGGATTGGTTTATGATCCCAACCGTAAAGCAAACATTAATGGAACCCCTGTAAATAAAATCCTCAAATTTGCAGTTTCTCATAAAGTTAAATACATTATTGATGTGCATTCTGGAACAGGAGTTAGTAAAAATGGGATGGTCTATTACCAAACAAATTTTGAGAAAAACTGGGCCGCATTCATTAAACAAAAAACGAAGAGTACCCTCAAAACCAACCCCCAAAAAGGAACTTTAAGATCTGAAGCCCGTGCCAAAAAAATCAATGCTATAGTTCTTGAGGTAGAGAAAAAATCTCAAGGGGTGGATTTACCGGTTCAAAAAGAGTTAGATATGATAAAAAGGGCTTATACTTATCTCATGATGATTAAATAAAAAAAATGCATTAATTTTAATTATTAGTTTTTAAATAGTAGTTACTTGCAACAAATTAAATATATTTTTTTGATTTTTTTATCTTAATACCAAATTATCAATTGGAGATTTCATGAAACAAAAAATTGACAAAACATGCGGCTGTTTAATTGAAGATATTCTATCCGAAGCCCCTGAAACTCCTCAAAAAGGAATAATGCAGAAATCAGACAGATTATGTTCTACCTCGAGTAGTGATATGGAAGTTTTCATTGGCCCTGATGTGGAGAAAATTAGTCTAGATTTTTATCAGAAAAAATATACTGATGGACTCCCTATTATACCACCTACCCCAGAAAGGGTGAGAAAATTTTATAAATATAGCAAACAGAAACCTCAAGAAGTTACTGCGGTCTTACCGCCACTTCAGGGCAAAGCGACTGTAGAAAAGATTGCTATAAATTCCGTTATGGCTGGTTGTTTACCATTATTTATGCCCATAATTGAAACTGCTATTTCTTCAATAAGTCAAGAAAAATTTAACCTAGCTGGAATCAATGCCACCACCCACCCCGTAGCAATTTGTACCATAGTTAATGGACCAGTATCTAAAGAATTAGAGTTTAATTCTGCTGCAGGTTGTCTTGGTCCTGGAAATCTAGCCAATTCAACCATTGGTAGAGCCTTGAGATTTTGTTTGATGAATATTGCAGGTGCAGTTCCCTCCATCGGAGATCACGCCACCATGGGGTCTCCTGCTAAATACAGCTATTGTTTTAGTGAAAATGAAGAAGAAAGTCCATGGCCTGCCTTACATGTTGAGCGAGGTCATCCCAAAGACAGCAGCACTGTTACTGTGTTGGGAATGGAAGCACCGCACAATGTAAATGATCATCGCAGTCAAAGCGGAAAAGATCTTTTAGACACTATCATCCACACTGCTTCCACTGCAGGATGCAATAATAGCCATGTTCCAGGCGAACTACTAGTGATTATGAGTCCAGAACACACCAAAACTTTGGTTGATGATGAGTGGTCCAAGATAGATATTAAAAAATATATTCATGAAAATACCATGGTTCCTGTAAAGTTAGGAGATCGCGGTGGCCGTCGACTAGATAAAAAATGGGTAAAAAAAGATATGGTCCATATAACCCGATCTTTAGAAGATGTGGTTTTAGTGGTAGCTGGCGGAACTGGAAGACATACCATGGTGGCCCATGGATTTGGAACTTCTTGCCAGTCCATAACTACCCCTTTAACCTTAAAAGATGGTTCTTATGTTAAATCTGTGAAGGATTATATTAAATAAAATAATTTTTTTGTATATGAAAATTAAAAAGAAGTCTATTTTTTTAAATCTGTTAATCCACCCACTCTCTCCAGTTCCGCATTCCATATTTCCGGATTATTTTTTATATAATCTTCCAGAAGTTGACGACACTCCTCAAGACCTAGATTAATAACTTCCACACCATTTGATTCTAAAAGGACTTCAGCACCCATAAGAGTAGTATTTTCACCAATCACTACACGTGGAATTTTATATAACAATACTGCCCCAGAACACATGGGACAGGGGGATAAAGTAGTATAAAGTGTAGATTTTTGATAATTAATTCCTTTTAAACGGCCTGCATTTTCTAATGCATCCATTTCACCGTGCAAAATAACTGAATTATTTTGTAACAGATGGTTATAACCCCTACCAACTATTTTATCATTCACAACCAGTATTGCCCCAATAGGGACTCCACCCTCTTTTAAAGATTTTTTAGCTTCTTTAATGGCTTCTTTCATGAATTGAGTGTCATTCATTAAATCGCCTAAAAAGTAGATTATTAAAAATATATTAAAATATTTAAAAAAAAATTATTTTTGGAACCTTTTACGATCCCTTAATTCCTGCATTTTACCCGGGTTCCATCCACCAGAAGCTGATTTAGCCCGCCCTACCTGCTGAACATATCCTGTGATTCGGTCATACCATTCCACGTCTTTTGTTTCACCACAAGTCGGACATTGATTATTCAATCCTTTCATTAGGGTTTTGCAGTTTATACAGAAACTTAATGCTGAACTATATGCCCAGAATCCAATATCTGATTTTCGAACCATCTTATCAGTTAAGCTCATGAGGGAATCAGCACTGGAATAGGATTCTCCCATGAACGCATGGAAGATGTGGCCTCCCGGTGTGAGTTCGTGGAATTTTTCCTCTAACTTTATTTTTTCTGGTAAGAGAACATTTGAATTTACTGGAACGTGAGAGGAGTTAGTATAATAATGAGCTCCTTTATCTCCCTGTACAACTGCTTGGTCCTTAAATTTATCCATATCAAGCGTAGCAAACCGATAAGCTGTGGATTCCGCAGGAGTTTGAAGTACTGACCACCTGAGTCCAGTTTCATTTTTCAACTTCTCAGCCCGATCATTCATGTGCTCCAATATTTTCACTCCGAGCTTATGGGAATCCGCATCTTCAATGCCTCGGCCAGTATATGCTTTGAGCATTTCATTTAATCCTACGAATCCAAATGAAACCGTGGAGTTCTCAATACGATAGTACATATCCTCGCCAAATTTTTGGTGTAAAAATGGTAAGAGGTTGTACTCATTTAGACAATTAATAGCCTGTTCTCTTCTCAGCAATAAAACGTTAACTGCCATATCCATATATGAATCAAGGTATTCATATATTTCCGAATCGTCTCGGGATTGATATGCTATACGTGGTAAATTCAATGTAACATATGCCAAATTACCTGTTCTAAGACAGTCTTTTTCCCAGTCTCCAGTCCAGTTGTCCTGCAAGGCAGTTCTACAACCCATATAATTGGCCATATCACCCCTGTAACTGGCCAACATATTTACAAAGTAAGCTGTCCCGTATTTGGCTGAAAGTTCATGCACCCTCATAAGGTCTTCTTCCATCTCAGACTTTAAAGTCTCCTTTCGGATGTTGTAAATAGTATTGGGGAAAAGGTGGGGTTTACCATCTGAATCTCCTTCCAATAAAGTTTCAGTGAATGCTCTCTGCAGCATCCTGGTTTCTTCCTCAAAGTCACCATAAGTTCCAACTAATTGTCCTTTTGGCCCATATGCTTCTTCTTCTTGAAGGAACTTAGGAACATTGAATTCCAAGTTAAGACTTGTGAACGGAACCTGGGATCCTCTAGCAGCATAAGCCATGTTTAAATTGAATACAAGCATCTGAACAGCTTGTTTTACCTTTTCATATGACATTCCACGGGCAAATGGTGCTACAAAAACGTTCCAAAGACTCATGGCCTGACCACCACTCATATTTTGTTGAGCAGCCAGCATAATTTCCCCCGCATGATTCATGAGGGTTTCCATGTGTTTAGGAGGTCCTGCTACTGACGTGTGGTCACCAGTACCATCAACTTTTAGTCCATGTCGTATAAATAACCTTAAATCATGCTGTAAGCAGTTTAATGGTCTTCCTGCGAAGAATTCTAAGTCGTGAATGTGAATATCTCCGGACATATGGGCATCAGCCAGTTCATTAGGAAGGATCTTTAATAAAGCATACTGTTTAAGGGCTTCATCAGCAACGTACTTATGAACAGTTTCCGGGTTGTGAATCATGTTTGCATTGTCCCGGGATCCGTTTTCAATTAAATTAGTAATATTATAAACAGGAATACCCAGCCGAGTATATTTCCTACGTAGGGTTTCTAATCCGTGCTCAACTAGTTTGGTGTTTACAATTTCCCTTATCATAGGGGCAGTGAGATAATCTACATTAAGCTTTTTCAGCTCTTTCCAGACATCGGTGGCGATTTCATATGCTAATTCTTCAGATGCGCCTGTTTCTACAATTAATGTCTTTTCAATTTTGGTCTGGTCGAATGTTTCGATTTTATCTTTGGTAGTGCGTACCCTCAGTTTATTGGTAGCCAGATACTTATCTGCAGCAGATTCTTTAATCCCTTTTAAAGAATCATATACCAATATCTTAATCTCCGCTGTTGTTATACCGTTGTAGGCAGCAGTAGCTACCTGAGAAGCTATTTTCTCAGAAGCCCATAACGGGGCTCCCACCATCAGTAGTGACTTGACTAACTTATCGTGGCTAAACTTTTCATGCATGCCATTGTTTTTTAAGACACATGTTTCGGCCTTAGTTGGCATAGCAGCTATAATACGCGCATCCTTCATTACATCATCACCCATATGTTGAAAAAAAGAATATTGTTCATAAAAAGCAATATTCATTCTAAATTAAATCAATTTAATACAATTTTATATAGACTATTTTTTGTTTCAGAGGATATATAAATTATTTCATCATTCGCTTTTTCAATTTTTAAGTCAAATTAAATTATTATTAATATTTATGCCCTCACACCCCCACCTAAGGAGAATTTTTGAAAATTTTTTTATAAAAATACGTCCAGAGAGCTTTGTTTGGATTTATCACTCTCAAATAAGGAATTTATACCAAATTCGATTATTTCAATTCTCTGCATCAGATAAGGATCTATAGGATACCGACTGGCTAAATCTTTAGATATTTCCAGATATTTGACTACAGAACCCTTTGAAACACTTAATATTAGATTACTTCCACATTTGCACTTACCAGTGAGTGGAATGCGCCGATATTTCTTATTACATTTGGTACATCGCACTTTCTGCCTTGAAAATGCCCGGGTATTTCCCATCATATCTGGCAAAAAGTGAGACATGAGCACACCCTCCACAACTCCTCTTTGGTCAACTGCTCTAATCTTTTCAGCCATTGTAATCTGAGACTCAACCTTCTCTTTCATGGTAGGCAATGTCTTATATAAACAAACCTTTGGTCCTGCATGGATGCTGGAAGTGTTGTGTGAAAACATTATTCCCTCATATTGATCTGGAGTTCCCAGTCTGTTTTTTACATTATCTATTAAATCAAGCACATCAGATGGTTTTGCAAGTTCCAGAGTTCGTTCAAAAAATTCTAGAGGAAGTGATACCATGGCATCAATGTTGTGAGATTCATCATCAATTTCTTCAGGATCAATTCTTGAAGATAAAACCAGGGGAGCATCCATACTTCCTCCCCTAGTGCTGGGCAGATATGATTTGGAAAAATTCAAGAGTGCGTCTAAAAGAAGCATCACCGAGTCTTCATCACTGTCACAGTTTCTTCTCTTTGCAGAGTGAAAATACGGATGAGCATAACATGCAGCTGCCTTGGTAAAACCTACTATTCTACCCAATACACCTGCAGACGTGTGAGGAGCTAAACCTGCTACTAAGTGTCCTACTAAATCTTCTTTCACTTTAATGTTATAAAAACGATCCATCCCATAAAAATTCGCCAATAAGTCATCAATAAAACCTGCGACCCCTATTAAATACTGGGCGCAGTGTTCTGAAATTACCACATCCTGAACCTTTAACTCCACAATCTGATTTTCTTCTTTTAATTCCCCACCATAACAATCATGGTCATAGCCCATATCCAAAAGTTTCTCCACACTAACTCCAACCTCTTTAGGAGTGAAATGAGTTAATGGAAGGTCCGTAGAGTCATGCCTAATCGTAGCATCTTTAAAGGTGAATACTCCATTTTTAGCCCGTAAAATTCCTTTTTCTAAAGGTTCAGGAAATTTATCTTGTGATATCATACCCACAACCCCTTTAATCTCATCTATTTTCCGGACACCCACATTTTCAGAGGCTTTTTTTAATAGACCAGAAATATTAATCTTTTTCTTTCCAGGTTCAGCAATTACTGTAGGCGCACCACAATGAGGACATAATGATTGGAATGAACTAATTTGACACTCAGTACATTTTGAACGTGCTAATTCCACCATTATACTTCCCTTTTTTGCTGCCTCCATAATATTTCTCCTGCTGCCACCATAGTTACCTATGGGAAACAACGCATGAGGTGCTGGTTTCATTTTCCGCTCTTTAGTTTTTTCAGGTCTTCCCACCCTAGTTCCAATATATGTGGGGGCCTTCGCCATGATTTTAACTGGTGATACCTGATTTATGGCTTGCAGAGTGTTTTCCATAGATTCATCCAAAGGGCCTTGAAGAGTTTTTATTAAAGTGTGCGCTTCATCATGCCCTAAAACCACCTTTGAATTTTTTACACTGTGTGGAACTCCAATGACTTCCAATATTCGTTTTTCAGGGCTTAAATCCAGTTTTAATTCATGCTTATCAACATATTCACTACTTAAAATCCAATTTCTAAGGAGATTAAGATCATTGATAGAGACATCATGATAAAAATAAGTGTAATCTGGATGTAATGGCACATCATATTCTTCTGATATTTGGAAAGCATTTTTAGCAGAAATATCCCTTATTTCAAGTGTTTTAATATCAAGAGGATCCTTTTCCAGATCATATTTTGATGATTCAATTGTTTTTATCCACCACTCATAGCACCATGCAGAAGGCAATAATACATGATTATTTCTAAGGAATTCACCGAATGCTACCAGCATATCTCCTAAAAACAAAATTTCATCTACTTGAGGGCGTAATTTGCGAGCCTGTTCAATGGTTGAAATTTTTACGACATCACCATTTCTTAATTTAACTATAGGCCCATCCACCGTGTCGACTGGGACTACACAGTTACCTTTTCCAGGTCTTTCAATTTTCATTTGAGTTCCTACAGCCAGAAACTCCAAAAGTTCCATGGTGGCTGGAGAGACTCCCATTGCTGCCAGTCCCGTATTTCTTGACCGCCCATATCTCAAACGAAAAGCACCTTTCTCAGAGGGATAAGCTAAAACCGGTCTCCCCCCAATGATATCCTGAATAAATTTATCATCTGCTTTAATTACTACCTTTTCATCTTTGTTATCAGTTTTAGGAGCTTTTGAAAATGTGTCTAACCATTCCCATCCCTCAATATCCATTTGTTTGGCATATTTTAGTACCTTTGGTGATTTTTGAATAATACCCTCCACCATAGCCAGAAGCGCTCCACCACGAATATTGTTAGTTTCAACTCTCTCTAAATCTCTGTGTGAAACTTCGATTTGGTCAGTTGGTTCGCCGGTTACTTCTACAGGAATGCTACTGGCTGCTAATCTCACTTCATCAGGTTTTGGTGAGTACTGTAAATTGGTTACTTCTGACTCATATAATTCAACCTCTTCCACGTATCGTTCTATTTCTCGCTCAACTGGTTGATAAGGTGCTAAATCAATAGCCCAGCGTATATAATCTCCTAAAAGAACGGCTAATGCTGCTGCAGTACCTCCAGCACTACGTATGGGTCCTGCAAAATAAACTGCCAGATAATTAGTTCTATCGAAATTCTGCTTTATTTTTACTTTAGCAATCCCTTCCAAAGGAGCTGCTACTACCCCTTCAGTTAATATTGCTAGAGCAGTTCTCAGTGCCTGGTCAGCTAAACCTTCTCTCTGGACTAATTCATCTTCTTTAGTATTCTCCAACGGTGCAGATGCAATTTCTGCTGCAATTTTAAATGCAGCTTCTTCCCGATTACTTTCACTTTCCAATATTTTTATGCGTTCTGCTACACCAACAGGACCAACTAGCCCCTCCACCCTTTCAGCTAAATCCTTAGCTAAAGGTATTTCTGTCTCAACATGCACATCTAAACCCTTAGACCTGGCTTCTTCGGCAATTTTGTAGAGTTTTTTAGTTTCTGCTTCTAATTTTTCGAAATAATCCATCTATAATCCCTTTAAATATTATTTGAAAGATTTATTAGTCTGAGTATACTTTAAAATCAAAATATGAATTTATAATAGAATTTAATTCTTTAGATTATATTACATTTAATAGATATTTAATTGTTGGTTTTTGATTTTTTTGAAAATAAAATAGGAACGACGTTGACTAAAAACGTATATTTCAAGCGCATATCTTTTTAATATACACAATATCCCCCATAAGCCACATTAATATCTTATTCAAAAATGCATAGTAATAGGGGAGATTGAGTTGAGAAATGAAAATTTTAAATTATTTTTTTATATTTTCTTTAGCTGCCTCATCCGGGCATTGCAAATATGGATTCAATTCATAATACAGCGAAAAATGTAGGTGGTGGAACAACAGTTTTGTGGAACTGAACATTAGTGAATCATTTGTAGTAGACAATGCCACAAAACATAGGGAAAATGTGCATCGAGAAAGTCAAGATTAATTCAGAACCCCCTGTAAGATTACATTTGAAATATGTTAAAAATAAATCCATATTGATTTTAAAGGCCTTTTAAAAGTTTATAATTAATTTGAGGCATTAATAATCAAAAGATGATGTTAAGGAGAATAATACTCCATATCCTATTATGCCGTATAATTATTGATTAAATTTATAACATCAATATCCTTATATTAATGAACAATATATTATTAAGTACTTAATCTAAAGTAATTATCTGTTTAAAATCAATGATTACTATTTTTAAATTTACCAGGTGATGATTTATGGCAAAAAAAGATAAAAAAAGCCTTCCTCCAAGCGGTGCAGGGCTAGTAAGATACTTTGATGATGAAACCAGAGGACCTAAACTTACTCCAGAGCAAGTCGTCGTTATGACTGTAATTCTAGCAATATTCTGTTTGGTTCTTCGTTTTTCAAGCTAATTAATTTATTTTACAATCCAATATTATTTTTAAAACATAATTTCCGACTATAATAATTAAAAAGTGATTTTTATGGCTATTCACCCTATTGAGTTTAGATATGGTACTCCCGAAATGAAAAATATTTGGGAATCTGAAAACAAGCTGCAAAAGATGCTTGATGTTGAATCTGCTTTAGCCCAGGCCGAAGCAGAAATGGGAATGATTCCTACTGAAGCAGCTCAAGAAATTAAAGAAAAAGCAAGTACTGAGTTTGTTACACTGGAAAGAGTAAATGAAATTGAAAAAGCAACTAACCACGACATAGCTTCACTGGTAAAGGCATTAGCAGAACAGTGCCAGGGAAATGCAGGAGAATACGTACACTTCGGAGCAACCTCCAATGATATCGTGGATTCCTCACAGTCTTTATTATTTAAAGAATCTATGGCAGTTTTAAGGGAAAAAATGGTGCGTTTTACCCAGCTTCTTCTAAAATTAGCAGACGAAAACAAAGAAAACGTTTGTATTGGTCGAACACATGGCCAACACGCCCTACCTACAACCTATGGTATGAAAATGGCACTATGGGCCGATGAAATGCGTAGGCAAATTGAAAGACTTGATGCTTCTCAGAAAAGATTATGCGTAGGCATGATGACGGGGGCAGTAGGTACCACTGCTGCTTTAGGAGAAGAAGGACTAAAAATTCATGAAAAAGTTTCAGAGATTTTGGGATTAGAATCAGTACTTATATCCAATCAGGTTGTTCAAAGGGACAATCATGCTGAATTCATGATGGTCATGGCCAATGTAGCCACCACCTTGGACAAAATTGCACTGGAAATTCGAAACCTTCAACGAACAGAAATTATGGAATTAGGGGAAAAATTTGACCCCGAAAAACAAGTGGGAAGCAGCACCATGCCTCATAAAATGAACCCCATCACTGCAGAAAGAATCTGTGGTGTTTCTCGAGTAGTTCGTTCCTATGTTGTAGCAGCCATGGAAAACAATCCACTCTGGCATGAACGAGATCTCACTAATTCATCTTGTGAACGTATCATTTTCCCAGAAGCATGCATATTAACAGATTATATTCTGAATCTAAGCTTAAAATTAATGGGAAATCTAGTTTTTTATCCTGAAAATATTGAAACAAACTTGAACCTCACCAATGGTCTCATTATGGCTGAGAGACTTATGGCGGAATTAACTCGAAAAGGAATGGGTCGCCAAACTGCTTACGGAGTAGTTAGAGAGTGTGCTATAAAGGCAAACAAAGAAAATATTCTTCTTTCTGAAGTTATACTCTCCAAGAACGAAGTAAAAGATTATTTATCTGCAGAAGAAGTTAAAGAAATCATGAACCCTAAAACATATATTGGTTCTGCAGTTATGACTGTGGATAAAGTATTAGATGATTCTAAAGAATGGTTTTAAGTTTTAATATCAATTATTTTTTTTAATTTTTTTCCTATATTTTAAAATAAATCCTGGAAGTTATGTG includes:
- the polC gene encoding DNA polymerase II large subunit; amino-acid sequence: MDYFEKLEAETKKLYKIAEEARSKGLDVHVETEIPLAKDLAERVEGLVGPVGVAERIKILESESNREEAAFKIAAEIASAPLENTKEDELVQREGLADQALRTALAILTEGVVAAPLEGIAKVKIKQNFDRTNYLAVYFAGPIRSAGGTAAALAVLLGDYIRWAIDLAPYQPVEREIERYVEEVELYESEVTNLQYSPKPDEVRLAASSIPVEVTGEPTDQIEVSHRDLERVETNNIRGGALLAMVEGIIQKSPKVLKYAKQMDIEGWEWLDTFSKAPKTDNKDEKVVIKADDKFIQDIIGGRPVLAYPSEKGAFRLRYGRSRNTGLAAMGVSPATMELLEFLAVGTQMKIERPGKGNCVVPVDTVDGPIVKLRNGDVVKISTIEQARKLRPQVDEILFLGDMLVAFGEFLRNNHVLLPSAWCYEWWIKTIESSKYDLEKDPLDIKTLEIRDISAKNAFQISEEYDVPLHPDYTYFYHDVSINDLNLLRNWILSSEYVDKHELKLDLSPEKRILEVIGVPHSVKNSKVVLGHDEAHTLIKTLQGPLDESMENTLQAINQVSPVKIMAKAPTYIGTRVGRPEKTKERKMKPAPHALFPIGNYGGSRRNIMEAAKKGSIMVELARSKCTECQISSFQSLCPHCGAPTVIAEPGKKKINISGLLKKASENVGVRKIDEIKGVVGMISQDKFPEPLEKGILRAKNGVFTFKDATIRHDSTDLPLTHFTPKEVGVSVEKLLDMGYDHDCYGGELKEENQIVELKVQDVVISEHCAQYLIGVAGFIDDLLANFYGMDRFYNIKVKEDLVGHLVAGLAPHTSAGVLGRIVGFTKAAACYAHPYFHSAKRRNCDSDEDSVMLLLDALLNFSKSYLPSTRGGSMDAPLVLSSRIDPEEIDDESHNIDAMVSLPLEFFERTLELAKPSDVLDLIDNVKNRLGTPDQYEGIMFSHNTSSIHAGPKVCLYKTLPTMKEKVESQITMAEKIRAVDQRGVVEGVLMSHFLPDMMGNTRAFSRQKVRCTKCNKKYRRIPLTGKCKCGSNLILSVSKGSVVKYLEISKDLASRYPIDPYLMQRIEIIEFGINSLFESDKSKQSSLDVFL
- a CDS encoding preprotein translocase subunit Sec61beta; the protein is MAKKDKKSLPPSGAGLVRYFDDETRGPKLTPEQVVVMTVILAIFCLVLRFSS
- the purB gene encoding adenylosuccinate lyase, whose protein sequence is MAIHPIEFRYGTPEMKNIWESENKLQKMLDVESALAQAEAEMGMIPTEAAQEIKEKASTEFVTLERVNEIEKATNHDIASLVKALAEQCQGNAGEYVHFGATSNDIVDSSQSLLFKESMAVLREKMVRFTQLLLKLADENKENVCIGRTHGQHALPTTYGMKMALWADEMRRQIERLDASQKRLCVGMMTGAVGTTAALGEEGLKIHEKVSEILGLESVLISNQVVQRDNHAEFMMVMANVATTLDKIALEIRNLQRTEIMELGEKFDPEKQVGSSTMPHKMNPITAERICGVSRVVRSYVVAAMENNPLWHERDLTNSSCERIIFPEACILTDYILNLSLKLMGNLVFYPENIETNLNLTNGLIMAERLMAELTRKGMGRQTAYGVVRECAIKANKENILLSEVILSKNEVKDYLSAEEVKEIMNPKTYIGSAVMTVDKVLDDSKEWF